Proteins co-encoded in one Plectropomus leopardus isolate mb chromosome 14, YSFRI_Pleo_2.0, whole genome shotgun sequence genomic window:
- the LOC121953549 gene encoding metal cation symporter ZIP8-like: MFHLKCVITWCVLVSVPICESLNAADRDGHAFLQHILRFYGENNSISTENLEDLLLLMSERRPAAISAGDALSDQECPSAEQILSHFGFSNVSQLTVGHLGRICPAVLTQVLLPSCPYTAPKALQPPDYSGLKLRDDVASDETVHSSVPKGSSPGTGVQWRGVQWRCPQAPPPPLNA, encoded by the exons atgtttcactTAAAATGTGTCATCACGTGGTGCGTTTTAGTTTCAGTCCCAATATGTGAGAGTTTAAACGCGGCTGACCGGGATGGACACGCGTTTTTACAgcatattttaagattttatggTGAAAATAATTCAATCTCAACGGAGAATCTGGAGGATTTACTGCTGTTGATGTCCGAGAGAAGACCTGCGGCCATCAGTGCAGGAGATGCGCTGTCAGACCAGGAG TGTCCCTCGGCAGAGCAGATTTTGTCCCACTTCGGGTTCAGTAATGTCAGTCAGCTGACTGTGGGACATCTGGGGAGGATCTGCCCCGCCGTGTTGACCCAGGTGCTGCTGCCCTCCTGCCCCTACACCGCCCCCAAAGCTCTGCAGCCTCCGGACTACTCTG GTCTCAAACTCCGTGACGACGTCGCAAGTGACGAAACGGTTCACTCTTCGGTGCCGAAAGGCTCATCTCCTGGCACAGGTGTGCAGTGGAGGGGTGTGCAGTGGAGGTGTCCGCAG GCGCCACCCCCTCCACTAAATGCttga
- the LOC121953239 gene encoding uncharacterized protein LOC121953239, whose product MGAIFNLLEQHRLTSFHARFLELGIKDERDFFDVTDEDLISLGLSQVEKNRFSIMKDKIRRLRAPAAAAAAAAMPVTKSVESFCLQYTYPKCPGPKYIKDMDPAQNTVEDLMLRICHLEGVNSSQSVCLYTADGMPLTDDPFFNTWSLRDRHIQNGDLIYAILTPKENLRAAPQMTMPRVTATYGTDTVRCHVMLKGDFEVKVDLAVDTIADLKNKLANESGIPGNVLHYNGEHGTGNTLESCGISDESTVHFSLSSFPVEVQDHREFFIDDVCPSVQQTTKGISVFLSSLYIIKERGMGVPCSDLFGYIRKLTGCSPLIQSLYQLIWKNEIISRNQKIAVVEGLYMLLRELLPQLGTNHGHKIIEDTEVFEYSTYCWAYLISEAKKHTSAHENYAPVSLVSEEGSRFCDPVTVPGLPSVYDRAHVLQKIKNGEKIPNCTEVLKESSLRRATDVEKILLSVHPSTKTYHLWIFDDSATSQNFHINTDKTFGDMAEVLKAFPQLCVTPPLLLRGLGNDMIHLVYLSEDNLGIFLSKDKAYPAIIKMYDCLAGKSKNMDVDQLAAATGDHRDDLSFNTTRTPKEAILVLIDTSSSMAENCYGSVEIQKIHAVKQLFDNFATRTMSYDFHHVIGLVKFSSTVKTVHTFTETLEKFKEHVHTLKAKGRTLLYDALQHGVLEFEKVKKFPDCKLRILCLTDGNDVGSKNSPEVVAANLVKSNIIVDSVLLGKVENNILRGISYATGGCCFKPETSKAGLKLFEIETVLSLEMRKPKKKANATSITKASLTATSAGYDESPELLLPGQMNSKVAVTESVLKKKIRDAKVGQLMEKDKRILEELRSLHCDPHPYCGIFPSESDFTFWKILMEGPPDTPYEKGTFELFCQFGPNYPVKPPVVRFVTSVYHCNINSVGRICHNIFDRNYNAQITMRDILNAVYGLLIIPEPEDPLDSILAEEFMTSRETYEQEAKKHTEETAAQSRDDMEKKLVDPEKQLVPSHLICPLTNKMFVDPVKTKYGTVYERKAIEKFLKKNKYDPKGGPEKTLSRGDLTRASEMKKMVMDQRSRQFQ is encoded by the exons ATGGGTGCAATATTCAACTTACTTGAGCAGCACAGACTGACGTCTTTCCACGCCAGATTTCTTGAGCTGGGTATTAAGGATGAAAGAGATTTCTTTGATGTAACAGATGAAGACTTGATCAGCCTTG GATTAAGTCAGGTGGAAAAGAATCGTTTTTCCATCATGAAAGACAAAATTCGCAGACTcagagctccagcagcagcagcagcagcagcagcgatgCCTGTGACGAAGTCAGTGGAGTCATTCTGTCTGCAGTACACATACCCCAAATGTCCAGGACCAAAATATATCAAAG ATATGGATCCTGCACAAAACACAGTTGAAGACCTGATGTTGAGGATCTGTCACCTTGAAGGTGTTAATTCATCCCAAAGTGTCTGTCTGTACACAGCGGATGGTATGCCTCTGACGGACGATCCCTTCTTCAACACAT GGTCTTTAAGAGACAGACATATTCAAAATGGAGATTTAATCTATGCCATATTAACACCAAAGGAGAACCTGAGAGCAGCTCCTCAAATGACGATGCCAAGGGTTACTGCAACCTACGGGACTGATACAGTGCGATGCCACGTCATGCTGAAG GGAGACTTTGAGGTGAAGGTGGACTTGGCTGTGGACACAATTGCTGATCTGAAGAACAAGCTTGCCAATGAAAGTGGAATCCCAGGCAATGTTCTTCATTACAA cgGTGAACACGGCACTGGCAACACATTGGAAAGCTGTGGAATCTCAGATGAGTCAACAGTGCACTTCTCACTGTCCTCGTTTCCTGTGGAGGTTCAAGACCACAGAGAATTCTTTATTGATGACGTTTGTCCGTCAGTGCAACAAACAACCAAAGGAATCAGTGTCTTCTTGTCTTCTCTTTATATCATT AAAGAGAGGGGCATGGGAGTTCCATGCTCGGATTTGTTTGGATACATAAGAAAACTGACTGGATGTAGCCCACTGATCCAAAGTTTGTATCAGCTCATCTGGAAGAATGAGATCATATCCAGGAATCAGAAG ATTGCAGTAGTTGAAGGTTTGTACATGCTCTTAAGAGAGCTTCTGCCACAGCTGGGAACAAATCATGGACACAAGATCATTGAGGACACCGAAGTCTTTGAGTATTCAACATACTGCTGGGCATATCTCATTTCAGAAGCgaag aaacacacttcaGCACACGAGAACTATGCACCAGTTTCTCTGGTGTCTGAAGAAGGCAGCCGTTTCTGTGATCCAGTCACTGTACCGGGATTACCAAGTGTCTATGACAGAGCACATGTTcttcaaaaaatcaaaa ATGGTGAGAAGATACCAAACTGCACTGAGGTTTTGAAAGAATCATCACTCAGAAGAGCCACCGATGTTGAGAAGATTTTGCTCAGTGTCCATCCGTCAACTAAAACGTATCATCTCTGGATTTTTGATGACAGTGCAACGAGTCAGAA CTTCCACATCAACACTGACAAGACATTTGGAGATATGGCAGAAGTACTGAAAGCTTTCCCTCAGCTATGTGTGACTCCACCACTGCTTTTGAGGGGTCTCGGCAATGATATGATACACCTTGTTTACCTGAGTGAAG ACAACCTCGGTATCTTCTTGTCAAAAGATAAGGCATACCCGGCAATAATCAAGATGTATGATTGTCTGGCCgggaaaagcaaaaatatggATGTAGACCAATTAGCAGCTGC AACTGGTGACCACAGGGATGACCTTTCATTCAACACAACCAGGACTCCGAAAGAGGCCATACTG GTGCTGATAGATACAAGCTCATCCATGGCAGAGAATTGCTACGGAAgtgtggaaatacagaaaatcCATGCTGTTAAACAGCTTTTTGACAACTTTGCAACACGGACCATGTCCTATGACTTTCATCATGTTATTGGCCTTGTTAAGTTTAGCTCTACGGTGAAAACTGTCCACACATTTACGGAAACACTTGAAAAGTTCAAG GAACATGTGCACACCCTTAAGGCAAAAGGGCGCACTCTGCTGTATGATGCCCTGCAGCATGGAGTACTTGagtttgaaaaagtaaagaagtTTCCAGACTGTAAACTTCGCATTCTCTGTCTGACAGATGGAAATGATGtcgg CTCCAAGAATAGCCCAGAAGTTGTTGCTGCCAACCTGGTAAAATCCAACATCATTGTAGACTCAGTTCTCCTCGGAAAAGTGGAGAACAATATTCTGCGAGGAATCAGCTATGCAACAG gGGGTTGCTGTTTCAAACCAGAGACAAGCAAAGCTGGCCTGAAGCTTTTTGAGATCGAGACTGTTCTCTCTTTGGAGATGAGGAAACCCAAGAAAAAAGCTAACGCGACTTCCATCACAAAA GCATCTTTAACAGCTACCTCTGCTGGGTATGATGAATCTCCAGAGCTTCTGTTGCCAGGTCAGATGAACAGCAAAGTGGCAGTAACAGAGAG tgtcctgaaaaaaaagatcagagaCGCCAAAGTTGGGCAACTGATGGAAAAGGATAAACGTATcctggaggagctgaggagcCTGCATTGTGACCCACATCCCTACTGTGGCATCTTCCCATCAGAGTCCGACTTCA CTTTCTGGAAGATCCTCATGGAAGGACCGCCTGACACGCCTTATGAGAAGGGAACCTTTGAGTTGTTCTGCCAGTTTGGTCCCAACTACCCAGTGAAGCCTCCAGTCGTTCGCTTCGTCACATCT GTGTACCACTGTAACATCAACAGTGTGGGCCGCATCTGCCACAACATATTTGACCGCAACTACAATGCCCAAATCACCATGAGAGATATCCTCAATGCTGTGTACGGACTTCTCATCATCCCTGAGCCCGAAGATCCACTGGACAG cATTCTGGCTGAGGAGTTCATGACCAGCCGCGAGACATATGAACAGGAGGCCAAAAAACATACAGAGGAAACTGCAGCACAATCACGGGATGACATGGAGAAG AAATTGGTGGATCCTGAGAAACAGCTTGTACCCTCTCATCTAATCTGTCCACTCACCAACAAGATGTTTGTTGAtccagtgaaaacaaaatacgGAACGGTGTACGAGCGAAAGGCCATCGAGAAATTCCTCAAAAA GAACAAATATGATCCAAAAGGTGGCCCAGAAAAAACGCTCAGCAGAGGTGATCTCACACGAGCCagtgaaatgaagaaaatggtGATGGACCAGCGTTCTAGACAATTTCAGTAG